The following are encoded together in the Rana temporaria chromosome 12, aRanTem1.1, whole genome shotgun sequence genome:
- the LOC120919604 gene encoding ADP-ribosylation factor 1-like translates to MGSLVSRVQGFCGRRTIQQALVVMIGMDGGGKTTILYRLKLNEVVQTIPTIGYNAESLNIVDDMPLLVWDVGLGAKGWPLLRHYLSGCNGFVFVVDSTDTERFQEAKENLFMVLNFTEIVDIPFIVLANKQDLEGACSPSEVAQRLDLERIQYNKWAVFGCSGLTGEGVKEALEKLCTMIKEHRSL, encoded by the coding sequence ATGGGCAGCCTGGTGAGCAGGGTTCAAGGCTTCTGTGGAAGGAGGACTATACAACAAGCATTAGTTGTAATGATCGGAATGGATGGAGGAGGGAAGACTACGATTCTCTACAGACTGAAGTTGAATGAAGTGGTGCAAACAATACCAACAATTGGATATAATGCGGAGTCGTTGAACATTGTAGATGACATGCCACTCTTGGTATGGGATGTTGGCCTGGGAGCGAAGGGTTGGCCTTTGTTGAGACATTATTTATCCGGTTGTAATGGCTTTGTGTTTGTGGTGGACAGTACAGACACTGAGAGATTCCAGGAAGCCAAGGAAAACCTGTTTATGGTATTAAACTTTACAGAAATTGTGGACATACCATTCATTGTACTGGCCaacaagcaggatctggagggcGCTTGTTCCCCTTCCGAAGTGGCACAACGTCTTGATCTGGAGAGGATTCAATATAATAAGTGGGCCGTATTTGGCTGCAGTGGGCTTACTGGAGAAGGGGTTAAAGAGGCTCTAGAGAAATTGTGCACAATGATAAAGGAGCACAGGTCACTATAA